TTCGGAAAAGGAAGGATGTAACAGTAACAGTAAAGACTTTTGCATTGTAGATTTCTCTTTCAAATATGCAGTTCTTTTGAGCtctttatttataaaagaatcctgaaaatgtatcatggtttccattGATGTTTCCAACATtcataatgtttcttgagcagcaaatcatcatattataatgatttccgAAGgcataatgatgctgaaaattcagctttgtcatattgcatttttgaatatattaaaacagttattttgaattgtgataatattttactattactaaactgtattttctatcaaatgaatgcagcattggtgagcataagatacttTAAAAAGTCTCACAGTCCCCAAAGTATTGAAAAGTGCATAATGTATATTCAATGCATAAATTAATTTGtagaaatgtatataaataatcaAAAGTATCAGTGTAAAAGTACTATAAAACTAACAGATGTTATACTTCTCtaattacaataacatttaaaataaagtttaataaaagcaaatatttaactcaAACCAGATCTAAATTCAATTCTGAGATGAGATAACCATGGAGGACAGTGCTGCTAAACAAAAGCCATACTGTAACCTGATTTCACCAAGTCCAACATGTTCCTGATCAACATTCTAATCGGCCGATCAGATTTGATGGccaagtttacagtttatgtcaattttaggcttacaaccaggGTTAGGTGCTTCTACGTCAGTGTTGTTCACCTATCATTTCCCTTTGATTTTAGGAATACATTATGGgtataggtttaggggtaggagtaCGGGTAGGGATATGGCTAGGACTACATTTTCAGgcaggaatgttgttccaggatcaacaaaatatgttgacCCAGGAACACATAACTTGGCAAAATCAAGACATTCTTGTTACTCattaacatcatcatgatcataaaataataatccaagcaacagttaaaaaacattaatattgatGAGGTGAATCATTTGTCCTGCCAGGGTTGAGATGACATCATAGTTATTATGTTGAAGAAGTCACAAGCTAAAAAACAAGGGTGTACATTTTTGAGAGCTTTTTTTATGACAGTAAAACAGCAATAAATCATTGGATGAGTTTAATTTAGTTCAGCTCAGAGGCATAGGGGTTTACAAAAAAAACCCTAAAAGGTTGTCTTTTGCTTGTGCACTATTGCAgagaaaatgctgtaaaaaaaaaaaaaatcaggtctccaattgaacattttctactgattttacagtgtacctaTTATTATACCCAAAATAACTAAAAGCTAAATTCATGGTCAAGCcaattttgtttagctgaccttGAACATTGAGCATTAATTGTCCTTTCCACCCTAATGTGATATCCATTTGCATTGTCACTGACAGAACATCTGAAGGTCATCATGACCCAATGGAGTCTGCTCACTACAAACATCCCAAGAATCCATCTGTTCAGTTCTCATGATCAGCTGATGCAAAGCTATCGGCCCCACTATATTTGGTGACcataagtactatgtacttacatcaaaaaaataaataagtacaatgtacttactgtgttcaaattgtattgcaaaacacctttgctgatattgaggtggatacaggtacaggtgtggtgatttgggtaagtttaagggtagggttaggtgtaagagaAGTGCCAACTTCTACCTAttcaaattaattacagacgtaattacatgcaggtattttttcaaatgtaagtacaatgtaaaaacatgtatgtacacaataagtgcattgtatcaaatgagtaattacaatgttagtacatagtagttaaggcaaCATGATATAAGGTGGGTCCAAGGTATCTTTCTGATCAGACgtctaataaataaaaaatccctGAATAAATGATTCTGTTTTTAATGTGATAAAGAGCTAGTTGGAATTGCACTTTACTGTTCATTTTTGCATATACTTGACTTGACACATTACATGACTTCTAAGATgatatatttttattgatttaaaaacCAGTGTTCATGTTTATTTAATTGACACACATGCTTACACAGATTTAATATTTCTGTACACTTTTTCATACATTCTGGCAATTTCTAGGAAATAAAGAAAAACTGAATCATTTATTgtttattgtaataaaacattaaaaataagacTCAAACAACTTTATAacttatttaaatacaaaaccTGTTACAcataccaaaaaataaaataagaattaaAACAGCTTATAGAATTTCTGGTTTGGAATAAAATTTTATATACTGCATTTgtgaataaaaattaaaaagactTTTATCTGTTCTACTTTGGTTGATTTATTTGTCTGGACGGATATCTGGAAGCATGTCGTTTCCCTTTAAAACTCTTGTTTTCCACATTGCTTAAATTTaacattaaacacattaataGGTTACATAAGATGAGCCATAATATGCTATTTCATCAGAGAATCAGAAACGAAGCAGATGTTATCAGCTTTCTGCCCCTCCCTCTGAGTCCCGCTGTACACAATGACCTTCTGAATGAGATCGGGCGGAAGAGAGACACTAATTGCTTGCCCTAATTGTGAGCCTACGGGGTAATAGAAAGagaaaacagagagagaaacaaAAAAGAGAGGGGAGGGGAGGTACGCACACAATGGGAACAGATACTAAGCCAATTAAGTTCATGTAGCCTATGGTCAGTTCTGACGTATAGTGTGATTTACCAAAGAtaaccaggaaaaaaaagaacacatttcaaaacctataactaaaaataaaaacgttAATAAAATGGAATTGCTAGAGTATTACTTAATTTACTTTCCCctcctttttaaaataaaatctaacagTGATGCGCTTACAGTAGAAGTGGGGCCAATTGTTAAAAGTTAGAAATACTCACTTTCAATAGTATAGCAACAAGAcatatacaaaattatttatcttTACTAATCTCTGTTAAATTATAATATACAATTTTGCTCTGGTGCAACTGTTACATCATTTAAGGTAAACATAAACCCTACAACAACTGACACCTGCACCAGTTTGACTTTGTGATGatgttaaaacattaaaatataatgcAAGTTATGACTATAACTATGGATCTATGAGAGTGATGACTGTCACCATGATCTTACCTTGAATGATCTTCAGTAAACACATTCAGATAACTGACCCTAAAGTGGTTGGTTCCCTATATAAAATCCAGGTCACCTCAACACTTCCTTATGCCACCACATTGACTCCTCATTAGGTAAGCTCTGGTCGGAATAGACTTGTGCAATAGTGTCTACTATCTAATGTGATAGGCACTGTTCCAAGGCAGGTTGTCCGACACTTTTCTtatcaaaacaaacaaacagctaAGGGTGTGAATGTCTCAATGACGTTGTATGCTCAATGTTAGCGCAAAGTGCTCAAACTACACACATGGTAGAGAAATCGAGTCCTGTACTTGAGATATCTGGGTCAGGTTGAAACGCTTCAAGTTCAGACGCTCAGTTGAAATGCTCAGACAGTCCCCACTTACTGTTAAAGAATGTATTTCACCCACTCTTTTTGCTGAAAAGATAACAAGAAGGAAACTGTTTTAGCAAGTTCAGATTTGCCTGGGCCAATGGTTCAAGCAGGAATTTAGTCTTTGACTGTAGAACCATGTGATAATCCTAGCCAGGATCgtaatcttaattttttttctggatAGAATGGACGTGCCCCGAAAATTGAGACACCTACATGTGTTTACCAATTAATAAGCCTTCCACAATACTGTGAAAATGAGGAATAGCTGCAACATAAACCTTAACTAACTGAGTCTAAAAGTGACTAAAGAAAGCATAGAATAGAATCAAGACCACAAGCCGCTCACAGAAAAACACATCAGGCAATGGGTTGTCTCGGCTGATGCAAACACAACAGGTCGGTGTGGGCTCTTCCAATATGGGCCTATACCAGACGCACCACCTCTGGGTGAAATCTCCATTGGCCCTAGGGGAGGCATAGTTTGGGAGAGGAGATCAGCTGCCCGTTTTACTGCTCTGGGTATGTAGACTGGCCTGAGTAAGATAAGTCTTGGGTAGACCCAAAACATAAGTCTCTTGGTTTCCTGGAGGCAGCGCAATGACCTGGGATCTCATTTATCAAACTTTGCAtagatttcatcctaaaagtgtACGTACGTACAAAagattgaacaggagaagcaacaacagcaggacgtccgtctctgtggtatgtactgtatttagtcaacatttgtgtgtgtttactcgcagtttatgaggacatgattcggtttatggactattgtatgcgactaaaccttaccagtagcaagcaaaacggttttgcacgtcagactagtgtaacgttatacatagaacaacaatggagtccgttagcgcatttgaatgacgaagcacgctttgtgagaacgctaggtttatgtttgggtggttttacaataaacaaactgacacctatattggtcagctaaacaaatgtatttaaacacacaccatagatcgcatgctccattgataaattaactaacgttatacgatcgtgttgtttactgatgtttacttacgcaacgatagccaacagcacagacatttgaagcagttttacacaccggctgcttccaaagcaggaccaaacctttatcactgggaccgctccgtcaaaaacacacttctttggtaactgttgattttgtgaagtcctgtgacagcagtgaccgtggagatccacttttgtgaCACGATTGAAGcggtgaagcttcccgtcatttctgcgttcaaatcggttcaaatgcagcgctgccttcccggaatgctgtgcggcCACGTTAAAGTcgtttgatgtcacccataggaataaagtggagtgcggcgtgacagaagtgttcatggacgagtggatctgcagctgagcgagtgtttatgggcgtgcatttcctctcttgctctagtcacgcgtgcgcgcaccctaccgggagaagagcccatacggcccgtacaaggaccttccgctctattaacgtcaagccgacccatactcgaaaaaactctcggaaacttgtgagaaaccggaaggagtatttttaacacagaaatactccatcaaacgtccaacattagtttttgaactttgtcaatgtttaggatgggaatccaagtctttaacagtgtaaaaagctcagtatgcatgaaacagcatttcaccccccatGCAGTTTTGATGATAATGTCCCTGAATGAAAACTTGTTCTCTCCTTATTCTGCCATTGGCGTAATCAATGCCGTATGTTTCTAACAAATAGACTGATCGTTAACACCTTGACAAAATCACAGAATTTATTTGTAGACAAAAATTTAAGACGAAAATGTTATAGTGAGTGCTTTCTCATGACGGTTTTGTAATGaacacagtaatagttaggACCAATGAGCAATTGTGCTTCATGAAACTTTGATATTTTATGATAtatgatgtttcttaaaaaactaagttcgggaggagcacgttcaaatgatctacccaatcatgatgtcattccaaccagctgtcaacaatcagtaatcaacatgtctaccaatcagctcaagtggaggatcacatGCACTCaacatccctccaccaccccttctacaGTTCACGATCTAACTTCAGTTCACAACTTCACCATCTGTGTCGCCAATTCCCTTTGTCTCCAGAATGTGCGTACACATAGCTCAAAGTTTGCTTAAAGGTGCGCACATTCTCCCgtcaagtttgttttttatagatCACAACCTTTGCGTGGGAACTGGCATATGTACGTTTCCAGCCCCGTTTTGTGCATACACAcgctttataaatgagacccctggTTTCTCCTTGATGGTTGatattatacaatgctgaaatGTTGTCGGTCCTTACAAGGACATTGACCTGTAGAATGTAATCAAATGTCTCAAAGACAGATAGGCTGTCCTCAACTCCAGTACATTGATGTGGTCCAGGAGAACACCTATAAACCCCTGACTGTTCTGCCTTGCCAGAGAAGCATCCATTGTCACCCCCATTCTCCTTGCTGGTATGGTCCCCAGAGGTATCAAACACTTTTTGCTTATCCACGGACACAGAACCTGAACACATTTCAGGGTGACCTTCAACTTTACTTACCTGTATAATTTGTCTCTTGAGCATTTCCAGAGGCACTACATTTTATTGCTGCCGATATCATCCCAGCTTGGTGTACAGATTAACCAATCGTCCAGGTATGGAAGGATCTTTATACCCACAGCCTAAGAGGGTGGCTGACACCAATAACCTTTTTGTGATCTGGATTAACAGGCACATGAAAGTATCCTTCTTTGAGCTCTGTTTTTGTAAACCACTCAATAGATTTGTGCATTGGTCAGCATCTTGAATCGGCACTTTTTTGTTAGGTCTAAGATGGGCCAGagatgtaaaaaaatgtaaaaatgcactttttttaccCTTAAATATACCCATAcctccacacctgtccctaactttacccttaaatatACCCATAtctccacacctgtccctaactttacccgtatcccacctcaatatcatggtacttgtacttaagtacatAGTAAAGGCCgactaatataaagtggggccaataatttatatatatatttttacatatacatttttaaaaaaaatgaccctGTTCAGAAGTTTATGAACCATTGAATCTTAATACTGTGCTGAGCCTCTTGTTTGTTCTGAGCAGTTGAACTGaccaatgttcttcagaaaaatctttcaggtcctgcaaattcttcagttttccaCCATCTTTTGCCTATCTGAACCATTTCAAGCAGTGACTGTGATTTTGAGTTTTATCTTTTCCCACTGAGGACAACTGAGGGACTCAAGCACAACTATTAAAAAGGTTCgcattcactgatgctccagaaggaaacgcGGCTCTCTTAATGCATCGCATTTCCTTCTGGTTCAAGTGTGTGAATAACGGTTAGTGCTCAGCCTTTATAAAGAGACACCAAACACCACTGAATATAGCATTCTTGCTCAAAAGTATACAcaccccttgcagaatctgtgaaaatgtgaagtttttaacaaaattagagggatcatacaaaatgcatgttattttttttaatgagtactgtcctgaataatATATTTGACATAAAACAGTTGTTTTCTGTTGATCTCATGCCATGTCGGCTCTTTATTGAGCTTAACTTCTATTAAACCTGGAATATTCCAGTTCCGTTTAACACAACTATAAATACTGCCGAAGATTTATCAGAAAGTTGGTGCTGTATATTATGTTTCGTCTCAAACTgcctttttaatttatttttttacataccCATCAAACTGGTTAAACAACCTAGAATGACAGCAGTAAAAACTTACTGGAAGAACATATAAAAGGAAATGTCAAATCAAACGCTGCCTTTATTTCTATTAAACATCACAATATTTCAGCCTAAAACCAAAACTTATAACAAAGGACACTGAAGAGCAACTCTTTGAACTTCACAGCGGCTCCACTGAAGCTCAGTTTTGTTAGGACTATATAACAATAGTAACTGAGGTAAACAGAGTGAAGATAAATAGGAGTGACAGTAAGAGGGTCAGAGCTTTCCCATTGGTCGATACAAGCGGACATGTATGCATGAGCCTGAGGGAGGGTCATGATGACACTGTAACAGGGGCAATAAAGAATTTTTAAAAAGACAAACACGCCCAGAAAGCAAAGAAACCTGACTGTGTGtataaaaaaggaaagaaaaaaaatgatccAAGAAAATTTTACATAACTTAATTGTTGGTAAATTGGACAACAAAATGCAATTGATATATAGGAGATATGCAACTGATGTGGTCAATATAACCTTTATCATCCCTTATTTCTTTTAAACCAATTATTTGTCAGAAAACAGAGCAGAAATATTACAGACCGCAATGTCATCAGTCAAACTTCAAACCCAGGTTTGCGTGCACAGAGTTGAGAAAGTGTGTGTCTGCCGATTGATGGACGTCTGGAATGTCGGAGATCAACCCAAGCAAGATGTTCAGCCTTAGCTAATCTTCCTATACCGTTCCCCAGGGGACGCTGGCATGGTATTGTTCTCCGTCtcccaaacacaaacacaaactcaATCCACTTGTTTTTTCTTCACTGCACGTTTACTTTTGGCTGTTCAGCATCACCTTTTTTTTCCTCCGGTTTCAGTTCTTCTGGTTTTTCTTCAGGGTTGGCTTTGTCTGCTTGTGGTTCCTTGGGCTTTGGCGGCTCTTCAATTATGTTACAAAGTTTCCTTGGAGAAgtaaaggagtatttttaagCAATGTTAACGCTCAGCAGAAATACTCTTTGTTCATTTCCTATTTATGttacataaaaaagtaataacaaaaaaagtatgtttatatgtaacaatgtaaaatccTCTTTAAAGGTCTCAGGTTAATATGTACATTGTGAACAGAACAGAAGGACTGGCAATCAAGTTCTGCACATATTTAGCCACTTTTTCTGACAGTTAAATTAGATTGGAGATCCATAAATCATTCTGTTATACAAATGCACTCACTTTCCCTCCTCAGATGCCTTGTCGATGTACTTGCAGAGTGTGCTCTCCTGCTccaattgtttttttaaaaaagcaacatcCGCTTCCCAATGGTTCTTGGCCTTCACTAACTCATCTAGGTACAGAAGAcagaaataaatacataaaacataaacacacgCACATTACATACATATACAATAATGCTGCCTACAAGCAGGTCCCTGGTGTAcaaaatgtagcctattgtcAACCACTTTAACAGAGATAAATTGCTTAATTTCAATACTCAGCGACTAACATCAGGCCTATGTAGCCTATCAGTTATTTACATTTGTTGCCGCCGGGGGGCAGTATTGTTATGGGGTTTTTTTGCCTAGTTAATCAGAGATACAATACAGTGCAATGTGAACATATATATCGGTTTTTTTAACACCAGACATTTCCACAAAGTCTTCCttttaaaattgaaaatgaaCTCACCCTGAATATGTTTAGTCTCTGATTCTGAAGCAGCAATTTCATCTGTGTATTGTTTCTGGAGAAGAAATCCATTAAAGAGAATAAAAATTAAGTCTGATAATTGTATAAACAAATATCCCCTTATTCAACTCACCTTGTGTCCTTTACAGATATCAAAGTCACTCGTTTTCTGAGCCGCTAAGCTCTTAACTTGGGTCAGGTCTTTGGTTAGAGTGTCCACCTCTGTCGTAGACTTTTCCAACTGTGTGTTTGACTGGATAAACTGCTCTTTGTATTCTCCTAGAACATCTCTGGTCACTCTGAATTTAATATCTAGAAATGAAGCCTGTTTATTCAGATGCAGTTCCAGCTTTCGTCTGGAATGGATGTAGCCAGCGATGCCCAGACTGCACACCAAGAGAAAACCCAACAGCAGGGCAGGAAACTTCATGATGGAGGTCTCAAGAGGAAGCTGGACCGGATTTAGATCCTGTCTCTCGCGCTAGCAGGTGCACAGATGTCACCGATTCTAACACCTCCTAAAACACGAATGCTTTGGCATTATGTTGAAGagctaaaatgtaaaaatgcaaaaatagcCTAAGTAAACTATCCTCAAATGGCTTCCTTCCTGGTTAGATTTCTTTTAACGCAATACCTGTTCACCTGAGCGGTGCTTGAAAGGAGTGGAGCCGACGTTACAGGTAACACAGCCCACATGTGACAAACCACACCCACCCACCCCCAAACGCATTGGTGTGAGGTCGAGCAATTAAGACGTAAGACGTTACGCTTGATGGATGGTCCGACTCATCTCCCCGAATCGGTTCTTTCGaacagttcgtttcaatgatctGGTTAAACTGATTCAGCAAATAATGTACGTCATGGATACAGATACACAGAAGCCTATATGTGTGGTTTGAACTTTTGATacgttttactttttttttttagtttgtttattttgtttttcacaATTATTATTTGTTATAGGCTAATACTGTAGGCTATGTGTCACAGAAATCTGAGTACTGTATAAAGCCAGGAtcaaaattattgttttattttgttgacATGTTTTTTATCCCTATTCCATACATcagaaaatactgtaaaatcCCAGAAAATTCAGCATGATTTTAGCAATAGCCTAAATGCTATCATGAACAAATATCTGTAAAATCTTCCAAACATCTACGAATAAAAAACTGAATCTTTGTATAAGTGATTCTGGCTCTTTGCATGataatacaatttattgatgtaTTCGTTCATTTAGAGAAAATTGCTTATGGACAAATAGACTCAATCTCATCGACCACTGTGTGAAAATACAATGGTTTTGACTGTGTTCGCAAATCTCTCATTCAATGCCTATTTCCAATACGTTTATTTAATATTCTGCTAAGTAAGCCTCATTTCAGTCAAATCCTCTTTCACTTATTGCTCTCATTCGTTTCTTTTCGCAGTTTAGCATAAATTGGACATGTTCAAGTCCGACAGAAATGATTCTCCGTTCAATGATTCGGTTCAGTGAGTTGTTGACGCGAGGACGCTCGTTCCGACAGGTTCGACCACGTCGGCCGTCCAAGTCGCTTATACCACAAGTAGAGTAAATTCTTGTCAGATATAGAAGAAATTCTTCTTTTAAGCCACGTCTGAAACTTACCACTTAACTTAAAATCCAAGTACAATGATGGACAAAATAATTTTCACATCTGGCGAACCAAGCCTTCACAGTAGAGTATTGAAACCTCAACGAACTAGGTGAGCAACACGGCTGGGGAAAAAAGAGGGGTTTCGATGGCCTACTCAGACGACAGTTTGACATGTTGGTTAAGTCATGCAAACAAGAGTATCCCGGTTCATCCTGTTTAACCACCTGTAATGATTTACGAAATTTGCTGCGTTTTATAATGCCACGCCTGTAACCATTTTGGGTGGTTGTATGAGGGATAAGGGAGGGCTTAGAAAGGGAGCCTATATAATTTGATGTGAACAAAATGACTGAGACTTTATGTCATAGCCTATTGTTTTTCCCATTTTGctttgaaaaaacaaaagtgGGTGGAGAGAGAGTGGAAAAGTTGGTCAGGGAAGGAAGTGTTAAGGTTTCTCTCTATAACACACACGCTCGCGCGCACACATTTGTGTGCCTAAACCCAGACATCCAGTTGTACAGGTAAGACAGGCTTACCTGTCTCTGGCACAGATCGAATGATTTTCAGGAAGACAAGACAGGGAGCTGCGTCAGTTTCATTCAACAGCATAGGCGCTCCTTTCATGAGAACCAAGTGACTGTCTACAGATAGAGAGAGAAAACAAAATCAGCTGTCCCCTGAGGAACACTTTTGGTCTTCTTTCTTCCTCCCTTTATTCCCTCAGGATGAGAGGCTTATCGGCAATGGTTTTCCTGGCCCTATGTGCGCTGCTGATTATAATCTACCAGGCTGTACAGCAGGAGCTCAATATCCGCAACCTGAAAACACGCATCGTTGTTTCCAGTGAACAGGTGAAGTTGAAGGAGGATGGCATTATGGAAGCTAAGACGAAAGTGGAGGAGCTCAATAAAAAGCTTAATGCACTGAACACACAGAGGGATCAGCTCAAAAAACAGATGGAAGACATTAAGAAAGGCACCTCTGATTCTGAAAAGGAACTTGGCACCTGCAAAACTGAAACGGTAGGCTAGTATAAATAATCTTGTAGCAGTTGAGCAGCAAGTGATTTTCTGATTTAAGTAATAGAACTGGATTTTGATTGATTCACTTTAAATTAATCACAAACTCGAATCAAATACTGCTGTATTTTTCTTGGCCTTTGCATGAAGCTACTCCTTTTTGCTCTTTTGTTAATGATATGAGGGTAGGTGACATTAAATACTTTTGATAAGTTTATGTACTGCGGCCTTGAATGCTATAAACACTACTGTTTAACAGTTTTggtggagatttttttttttgatgtgcTCCCCAAAGGCtgcattgcatttatttgatgaagAAAACAGTAAAacctgtaatattgtgaaatagtattgTAGTCTAAAGAtacctgttttctattttaatatattttaaattgtaattaggggccaagcaccgaaatAATTtgatttcttcttcttcttcttcttcttcttcttcttcttcttcttcttcttcttcttattattattattcccaccacagacccttttcacatttccagGTTTCTCAGAGTGGAAGTAGTCATAGTTGGGTTAACTTTTATAGCGGTGAATGAGAGAATAGTAaaagaaaaatgcaacaatagtGATTTCACAACTTCCCAAAAGAGAGATTGATAATAACGACagtgaaaagagagaaagatgttATTTTTATCGTCACTCCCATAGACACTGTATTAGAAACACCCTCACAGCAGCGGTAAgttgttttttgtaatttaatgcAAAAGTAATATACCGGTAATACAAACTATTAGTGTCATATATgtacatacataaaaataaaaaaaaaataaaaaaaatgaaaatacaaaaaaagatttACCATATTGATGATCGTTAAAACGTGTCATCACAGTCTGTGAAAAGCGTTGATTGGAGTCTATGGCAGCCAATAAAACCGTTTGCAGGAAAATTGTGAAATTTGGTACACGGATAGAGCTCAGTACCAATACTAACCACACCAATTTTGGAGTCTCTAAAACAAACTATCTGAcgccaccaactgtccaaagtttcactcatatttatgctaataacttttgaaccctaaggccatgtgtccaccaaagcgttttttcacgctgctggctggcgttttcaattgttttcaatgagagcgccgcgtttttagaacggctggagcgcaacgaggcgctgagcgagtatttcacgctcaaGCGCTGAGCGCGCAGCATTTTTTTaactggtcgccgagagttgaagaatgttcaactttgagtaaaacacagcgctcatcactgtcactcttcacccagccgtccaatcacagtggag
This DNA window, taken from Pseudorasbora parva isolate DD20220531a chromosome 7, ASM2467924v1, whole genome shotgun sequence, encodes the following:
- the si:dkey-87o1.2 gene encoding uncharacterized protein si:dkey-87o1.2, with the protein product MMDKIIFTSGEPSLHSRVLKPQRTRMRGLSAMVFLALCALLIIIYQAVQQELNIRNLKTRIVVSSEQVKLKEDGIMEAKTKVEELNKKLNALNTQRDQLKKQMEDIKKGTSDSEKELGTCKTETGTLEKKSNDAKEALKKLKGDQEAEKKKAQDEILGLKKSILERDVKICKFVDVANEEAKKLCAIAL
- the zgc:174935 gene encoding myosin-7 translates to MKFPALLLGFLLVCSLGIAGYIHSRRKLELHLNKQASFLDIKFRVTRDVLGEYKEQFIQSNTQLEKSTTEVDTLTKDLTQVKSLAAQKTSDFDICKGHKKQYTDEIAASESETKHIQDELVKAKNHWEADVAFLKKQLEQESTLCKYIDKASEEGKKLCNIIEEPPKPKEPQADKANPEEKPEELKPEEKKGDAEQPKVNVQ